The proteins below are encoded in one region of Streptomyces roseirectus:
- the ligA gene encoding NAD-dependent DNA ligase LigA, protein MAGDKQTEARERHAQLAEQIEEHRFRYYVKDAPVISDAEFDTLLRSLEAVEDEFPELRTPDSPTQKVAGAYETEFTSVEHRQRMLSLDNAFDDLELAAWAERVHKDVGTTVHHFLCELKVDGLAVNLTYEHGRLTRAATRGDGRTGEDITPNVRTIAEIPDRLAGERVPDLVEIRGEVYFPMEKFAELNAQLVEAGDKPFANPRNAAAGSLRQKDPRKTASRPLHMVVHGIGALEGYDGLTRLSEAYDLLKGWGLPTARHNKVVNDLDGVRQFIAHFGENRHSVEHEIDGVVVKLDEIPLQGRLGSTSRAPRWAIAWKYAPEEVNTKLINIRVGVGRTGRVTPYAQVEPVTVAGSEVEFATLHNQDVVKAKGVLIGDTVVLRKAGDVIPEILGPVADLRDGTERAFVMPAECPECGTPLRPMKEADVDLRCPNARSCPAQLRERLFYLAGRKSLDIEHFGYVAAAALTKPLEPDTPPLLDEGDLFDLTIDQLLPIKAYVLDQDSGLPKRDPKTGEEKIATVFANQQGEPKKNALAMLENIAAAKERPLARVLTGLSIRHVGPVAAEALAREFRSIERIDQATEDELKDTDGVGPIVAAAVKEWFAEDWHREILRKWKAAGVRMEDEHNGEDEGPRPLEGLTVVVTGTLEHHTRDGAKEALQTRGAKVTGSVSKKTSFVVVGDNPGSKYDKAMQLKVPVLNEEGFAVLLEQGPEAAADAALPVEE, encoded by the coding sequence GTGGCCGGCGACAAGCAGACCGAGGCCCGGGAGCGGCACGCGCAGCTCGCGGAGCAGATCGAGGAACACCGCTTCCGGTACTACGTGAAGGACGCCCCGGTCATCAGCGACGCGGAGTTCGACACGCTCCTGCGCTCCCTGGAGGCCGTGGAGGACGAGTTCCCCGAGCTGCGCACGCCGGATTCCCCGACCCAGAAGGTCGCGGGCGCCTACGAGACGGAGTTCACGTCCGTCGAACACCGCCAGCGCATGCTGTCCCTGGACAACGCCTTCGACGACCTCGAACTCGCCGCCTGGGCCGAGCGCGTCCACAAGGACGTCGGCACCACCGTCCACCACTTCCTGTGCGAGCTGAAGGTCGACGGCCTCGCCGTCAACCTCACCTACGAACACGGCCGCCTCACGCGCGCGGCGACGCGCGGCGACGGCCGCACGGGCGAGGACATCACGCCCAACGTCCGCACGATCGCCGAGATCCCCGACCGCCTCGCGGGCGAGCGCGTCCCCGACCTCGTCGAGATCCGGGGCGAGGTGTACTTCCCGATGGAGAAGTTCGCCGAGCTGAACGCCCAGTTGGTCGAGGCCGGCGACAAGCCCTTCGCCAACCCGCGCAACGCGGCGGCCGGTTCGCTCCGCCAGAAGGACCCCCGCAAGACCGCCTCCCGCCCGCTGCACATGGTCGTCCACGGCATCGGCGCCCTGGAGGGCTACGACGGCCTCACGCGCCTGTCCGAGGCGTACGACCTCCTCAAGGGCTGGGGCCTGCCCACCGCCCGCCACAACAAGGTCGTCAACGACCTCGACGGCGTACGGCAGTTCATCGCCCACTTCGGCGAGAACCGCCACTCCGTGGAACACGAGATCGACGGCGTCGTCGTCAAGCTCGACGAGATCCCCCTCCAGGGCCGCCTCGGCTCCACCTCCCGCGCGCCCCGCTGGGCCATCGCCTGGAAGTACGCGCCCGAGGAGGTCAACACCAAGCTGATCAACATCCGCGTGGGCGTGGGCCGCACCGGCCGCGTCACCCCGTACGCCCAGGTCGAACCGGTCACGGTCGCCGGCTCCGAGGTCGAGTTCGCGACCCTGCACAACCAGGACGTCGTCAAGGCCAAGGGCGTCCTCATCGGGGACACGGTCGTGCTGCGCAAGGCCGGCGACGTCATCCCGGAGATCCTGGGCCCGGTCGCGGACCTGCGTGACGGCACCGAGCGCGCGTTCGTGATGCCCGCCGAGTGCCCCGAGTGCGGCACCCCGCTGCGGCCCATGAAGGAGGCGGACGTCGACCTGCGCTGCCCCAACGCCCGCAGTTGCCCGGCCCAGTTGCGCGAGCGCCTGTTCTACCTCGCGGGCCGCAAGTCCCTGGACATCGAGCACTTCGGGTACGTCGCGGCGGCCGCCCTCACCAAGCCGCTGGAGCCCGACACCCCGCCCCTGCTCGACGAGGGCGACCTCTTCGACCTCACCATCGACCAGCTCCTGCCGATCAAGGCGTACGTCCTCGACCAGGACAGCGGGCTGCCCAAGCGCGACCCGAAGACCGGCGAGGAGAAGATCGCGACCGTCTTCGCCAACCAGCAGGGCGAGCCGAAGAAGAACGCGCTCGCGATGCTGGAGAACATCGCGGCGGCCAAGGAACGCCCCCTGGCGCGCGTCCTGACGGGCCTGTCCATCCGGCACGTCGGCCCGGTCGCCGCCGAGGCGCTGGCGCGGGAGTTCCGCTCCATCGAGCGCATCGACCAGGCCACCGAGGACGAACTCAAGGACACGGACGGCGTCGGCCCGATCGTCGCCGCCGCCGTCAAGGAGTGGTTCGCCGAGGACTGGCACCGCGAGATCCTGCGCAAGTGGAAGGCGGCCGGCGTCCGCATGGAGGACGAGCACAACGGCGAGGACGAGGGCCCGCGCCCGCTGGAGGGCCTGACCGTCGTCGTCACCGGCACCCTGGAGCACCACACCAGAGACGGCGCCAAGGAGGCCCTTCAGACGAGGGGAGCAAAGGTCACCGGTTCGGTTTCGAAGAAGACGTCCTTCGTGGTCGTGGGTGACAATCCCGGCTCCAAGTACGACAAGGCGATGCAGCTCAAGGTGCCCGTGCTGAACGAGGAGGGCTTCGCCGTCCTCCTGGAGCAGGGCCCCGAGGCGGCGGCGGACGCGGCCCTTCCGGTCGAGGAGTAG
- the mnmA gene encoding tRNA 2-thiouridine(34) synthase MnmA, with amino-acid sequence MTETARPLRVLAAMSGGVDSAVAAARAAEAGHDVTGVHLALSANPQSFRTGARGCCTIEDSRDARRAADVIGIPFYVWDLADRFREDVVEDFIAEYEAGRTPNPCLRCNEKIKFAALLDKALALGFDAVCTGHYATVVLREDGTRELHRASDMAKDQSYVLGVLDEKQLAHAMFPLGDTLTTKDEIRAEAERRGLAVAKKPDSHDICFIADGDTQGFLANRLGKSEGDILDESGEKLGTHDGAFGFTIGQRKGLRIGTPAPDGKPRYVLDISPVNNTVTVGPAASLDVTALTAIKPRWCGTAPTGPATYTAQLRAHGGETEVTAELVGDELQVTFTDPVRGVAPGQAIVLYDDTRVVGSATIATTTRRTPAGV; translated from the coding sequence ATGACTGAGACCGCGCGCCCCCTCCGAGTCCTCGCCGCCATGTCCGGCGGGGTCGACTCCGCTGTAGCCGCTGCCCGAGCAGCGGAAGCCGGCCACGACGTGACCGGTGTCCACCTGGCCCTCTCCGCCAACCCGCAATCCTTCCGCACGGGCGCGCGTGGCTGTTGCACGATCGAGGACTCCCGCGACGCGCGCCGCGCGGCGGACGTGATCGGGATCCCGTTCTACGTCTGGGACCTGGCGGACCGCTTCCGCGAGGACGTCGTCGAGGACTTCATCGCCGAGTACGAGGCCGGCCGCACCCCCAACCCGTGCCTGCGCTGCAACGAGAAGATCAAGTTCGCCGCGCTCCTCGACAAGGCCCTCGCCCTCGGCTTCGACGCGGTGTGCACGGGCCACTACGCGACGGTCGTGCTCCGCGAGGACGGCACCCGCGAACTCCACCGCGCCAGCGACATGGCGAAGGACCAGTCGTACGTCCTCGGCGTCCTCGACGAGAAGCAGCTCGCGCACGCGATGTTCCCGCTCGGCGACACCCTCACGACCAAGGACGAGATCCGCGCGGAGGCCGAACGCCGTGGCCTCGCGGTCGCCAAGAAGCCCGACTCCCACGACATCTGCTTCATCGCGGACGGCGACACCCAGGGCTTCCTGGCCAACCGCCTCGGCAAGTCCGAGGGCGACATCCTCGACGAGTCCGGCGAGAAGCTGGGCACCCACGACGGCGCCTTCGGCTTCACCATCGGCCAGCGCAAGGGCCTGCGCATCGGCACCCCCGCCCCCGACGGCAAGCCCCGCTACGTCCTCGACATCTCCCCGGTGAACAACACGGTGACGGTGGGCCCGGCGGCCTCCCTCGACGTCACCGCCCTCACCGCGATCAAGCCCCGCTGGTGCGGCACCGCCCCCACAGGACCGGCCACCTACACCGCCCAGCTCCGCGCCCACGGCGGCGAGACCGAGGTCACGGCCGAACTGGTCGGCGACGAACTCCAGGTCACCTTCACCGACCCGGTCCGAGGCGTCGCCCCCGGCCAGGCGATCGTCCTGTACGACGACACCCGCGTCGTCGGCTCCGCCACCATCGCGACGACCACCCGCCGGACCCCGGCCGGCGTCTGA
- a CDS encoding methionine synthase, whose product MNPEFPPATGVGSLPGGDAREAAKTVTGSFEDFPHLPELPARGPGADMIGRTAGMLVEMYARVEPSGWRLGDRPGRDTKRARSWLGEDLDALEEFTQEYDGLLKVQAVGPWTLAAALELRNGESALSDPGACRDLAASLAEGLRGHLADVQRRVPGAQLVLQLDEPSLTAVLRGQVKTASGYRTHRAVDRQIVEATLRDVLAVNPATVVHSCAPDVPFALLRRAGANAVSFDFALLTERDDEVIGEAVEAGTRLFAGVVPGTDTALSDPAGSVMGVRTLWRRLGLSPALLAEAVTVTPACGLAGASPAYARTALAHCVRAARSLADDPE is encoded by the coding sequence GTGAACCCAGAATTTCCCCCCGCCACCGGCGTCGGCTCCCTGCCGGGCGGTGACGCCCGCGAGGCCGCCAAGACCGTCACCGGCTCGTTCGAGGACTTCCCGCACCTGCCCGAACTCCCCGCGCGCGGGCCGGGCGCCGACATGATCGGCCGGACGGCGGGGATGCTCGTCGAGATGTACGCGCGCGTGGAGCCCAGCGGCTGGCGCCTGGGCGACCGCCCCGGACGCGACACGAAGCGGGCGCGCTCCTGGCTGGGCGAGGACCTGGACGCCCTGGAGGAGTTCACGCAGGAGTACGACGGCCTCCTCAAGGTCCAGGCCGTCGGCCCCTGGACGCTGGCCGCCGCCCTGGAACTGCGCAACGGAGAGTCCGCGCTCTCCGACCCCGGAGCCTGCCGCGACCTCGCCGCCTCCCTCGCGGAGGGCCTGCGCGGCCACCTGGCGGACGTCCAGCGCCGCGTACCCGGCGCGCAACTCGTGCTCCAGCTCGACGAACCGTCCCTCACCGCCGTCCTGCGCGGTCAGGTGAAGACCGCCAGCGGCTATCGCACCCACCGGGCCGTGGACCGGCAGATCGTCGAGGCGACACTGCGGGACGTCCTCGCCGTCAACCCGGCGACGGTCGTGCATTCCTGCGCCCCCGACGTCCCGTTCGCACTGCTGCGCCGGGCCGGGGCGAACGCCGTCTCCTTCGACTTCGCGCTGCTCACCGAGCGTGACGACGAGGTGATCGGGGAGGCCGTGGAGGCGGGGACGCGGCTCTTCGCCGGTGTCGTGCCGGGCACGGACACGGCATTGTCAGACCCTGCCGGTAGCGTCATGGGTGTCAGGACGCTGTGGCGCAGGCTGGGGCTGTCACCGGCGCTTCTCGCCGAGGCCGTGACGGTGACCCCGGCGTGCGGGCTCGCGGGTGCTTCCCCCGCGTACGCCCGCACCGCGCTCGCCCACTGCGTCCGGGCGGCGAGATCCCTCGCGGACGACCCTGAGTAA
- a CDS encoding N-acetylmuramoyl-L-alanine amidase, whose product MGSRKRDGERRIGRRALIAGGAAAVVGGGAFAVRDDLSRLWWQLPGNQRPRVEGAVDFQGARWVEASDANFRWADRPDDYDVDMIVVHVTQGDFDSAVKAFQDPGHRAAAHYIVGQDGRIAQMIRELDVAYHAGNRSYNERSVGIEHEGFVDRPQDLTDAMYTASARLAAGICARYGIPVDRKHIIGHVEVPGTDHTDPGEHWDWDRYLKLVSEAREALSKAEA is encoded by the coding sequence ATGGGGTCCAGGAAGCGGGACGGCGAGCGGCGGATCGGGCGGCGCGCGCTGATCGCCGGGGGTGCGGCGGCGGTCGTCGGCGGCGGGGCGTTCGCCGTGCGTGACGATCTGTCGCGGCTGTGGTGGCAGCTGCCGGGCAACCAGCGGCCTCGCGTCGAGGGCGCCGTCGACTTCCAGGGCGCGCGCTGGGTGGAGGCGTCGGACGCGAACTTCCGCTGGGCGGACCGGCCCGACGACTACGACGTCGACATGATCGTCGTCCATGTCACCCAGGGCGACTTCGACAGTGCCGTCAAGGCGTTCCAGGACCCCGGGCACCGGGCCGCCGCGCACTACATCGTCGGGCAGGACGGCCGGATCGCGCAGATGATCCGGGAGCTGGACGTCGCGTACCACGCGGGGAACCGCTCCTACAACGAGCGGAGCGTGGGCATCGAGCACGAGGGGTTCGTGGACCGGCCGCAGGACCTCACGGACGCGATGTACACGGCCTCGGCCCGGCTGGCGGCCGGGATCTGCGCGCGGTACGGGATCCCGGTCGACCGGAAGCACATCATCGGGCACGTGGAGGTGCCGGGGACGGACCACACGGACCCCGGGGAGCACTGGGACTGGGACCGGTACCTGAAGCTGGTGAGTGAGGCGCGGGAGGCGTTGTCTAAGGCGGAGGCGTGA
- a CDS encoding TIGR00730 family Rossman fold protein, with the protein MRICVFLSAADLDDRYTTPAREFATLLGKGGHTLVWGGSDSGLMKVVADGTEAAGGRLCGVSVEFLAAKVRPGVDEMVVAKDLAERKKLLVEKADAVAILVGGMGTLDEATEILELKKHGHTAKPVVLLNTEGFYDGLKLQLERMEAEGFLPLPLADLIAFAKDPAEALAYLTGAA; encoded by the coding sequence ATGCGCATCTGTGTCTTCCTCTCCGCCGCCGACCTCGACGACCGCTACACGACCCCCGCGAGGGAGTTCGCGACGCTGCTCGGCAAGGGCGGCCACACGCTGGTGTGGGGCGGCTCGGACAGCGGCCTGATGAAGGTCGTCGCGGACGGCACGGAGGCCGCCGGCGGGCGTCTGTGCGGGGTGTCCGTGGAGTTCTTGGCCGCGAAGGTCCGCCCCGGCGTGGACGAGATGGTCGTCGCGAAGGACCTGGCCGAGCGCAAGAAACTGCTCGTGGAGAAGGCGGACGCGGTCGCGATCCTGGTCGGCGGCATGGGCACGCTCGACGAGGCGACGGAGATCCTGGAGCTGAAGAAGCACGGCCACACGGCGAAGCCGGTCGTCCTGCTGAACACCGAGGGCTTCTACGACGGCCTGAAGCTCCAGTTGGAGCGGATGGAGGCGGAAGGTTTCCTCCCCCTGCCCCTCGCCGACCTGATCGCCTTCGCGAAGGACCCGGCGGAAGCGCTCGCGTACCTCACGGGCGCCGCCTGA
- a CDS encoding SDR family oxidoreductase, with amino-acid sequence MADMPTHVITGAGSGIGAAVARRLHARGDDLVLHARDAGRAKELAKEFPGARTLVGDLADPDKLSWAFSHQSLPDRVDTLLHIAGVVDLGPVGDLTPKTWRHQLNVNLIAPAELTRHLLPQLRTTKGHVVFVNSGAGLNAHAEWSAYAASKHGLKALADSLRHEEHANGVRVTSVYPGRTASPMQAKVHQQEGKEYDPARWIDPESVATAILTAIDLPRDAEINDLTVRPGR; translated from the coding sequence ATGGCGGACATGCCAACACATGTGATCACCGGCGCCGGTTCGGGAATCGGCGCAGCGGTCGCCCGGCGCCTGCACGCGCGCGGGGACGACCTCGTGCTCCACGCGCGCGACGCGGGCCGGGCGAAGGAGCTGGCGAAGGAGTTCCCCGGCGCCCGCACCCTCGTGGGCGACCTGGCCGACCCCGACAAGCTCAGCTGGGCGTTCTCCCACCAGTCCCTCCCCGACCGCGTCGACACGCTCCTGCACATCGCCGGGGTCGTCGACCTGGGCCCCGTCGGCGACCTCACCCCGAAGACCTGGCGCCACCAGCTCAACGTCAACCTGATCGCGCCCGCCGAGCTGACCCGCCACCTCCTGCCCCAGCTCCGCACGACGAAGGGCCACGTCGTCTTCGTCAACTCCGGCGCCGGCCTGAACGCGCACGCCGAGTGGTCCGCGTACGCCGCGTCCAAGCACGGCCTGAAGGCCCTCGCCGACTCCCTGCGCCACGAGGAGCACGCGAACGGCGTCCGCGTCACCTCGGTCTACCCGGGCCGCACGGCGAGCCCCATGCAGGCCAAGGTGCACCAGCAGGAGGGCAAGGAGTACGACCCCGCGCGCTGGATCGACCCGGAGTCCGTCGCGACGGCGATCCTGACGGCGATCGACCTCCCGAGGGACGCCGAGATCAACGACCTGACGGTCCGCCCGGGACGCTGA
- a CDS encoding DUF427 domain-containing protein — translation MTNGHRITVEPSSAHVRVVHGDQVLAESERALLLEETGCPPRYYLPAEDVRLDLLTPSDTHTVCPFKGTASYWSLPDAPDLAWSYPEPLPDVAAIKGHVCFYAPEVS, via the coding sequence ATGACCAACGGACACCGCATCACCGTCGAGCCGTCCTCCGCGCACGTGCGCGTGGTGCACGGCGATCAGGTCCTGGCCGAGAGCGAGCGGGCGCTGCTCCTTGAGGAGACCGGCTGTCCCCCGCGCTACTACCTCCCCGCCGAGGACGTCCGCCTCGACCTCCTGACCCCCTCCGACACCCACACCGTCTGCCCCTTCAAGGGCACCGCGTCCTACTGGTCCCTGCCGGACGCCCCCGACCTGGCCTGGTCGTACCCCGAGCCCCTGCCCGACGTCGCGGCGATCAAGGGGCATGTGTGCTTCTACGCGCCGGAGGTGTCCTAG